The following are encoded in a window of Megalobrama amblycephala isolate DHTTF-2021 linkage group LG19, ASM1881202v1, whole genome shotgun sequence genomic DNA:
- the rcn2 gene encoding reticulocalbin-2 isoform X2 yields MTPQKEICLKIRYTTLLLLMACCASGAVGNQIVQEDHVVKHNHEHNANMFLGSEDKDEIQKLSPSEQRKRLVEIVKKIDTNSDKYLTPEEITLWIQRVYRRYALDDAEERFPEFDSNNDGLVSWDEYNMVMHGHTVEVDADAVLDDPEEESLRFLHAKEKRRFDFADMDGSAGLNLTEFLAFTHPSEVDHMADFAIEDVLTEYDLDKDGFISLSEFIGDLRANEQDKPSQWEVEETVRFKDLYDQDKDGKLNRDEQLRWVAPNSYGSAREEAIHLIKEMDQDGDERLSEAEILKNQDTFMNSEVTDYGRQLHVPHDEL; encoded by the exons ATGACACCACAAAAGGAGATAT GTTTAAAGATTAGATACACAACTCTATTATTATTGATGGCCTGTTGTGCATCAGGAGCTGTTGGAAACCAGATTGTCCAAGAGGATCATGTAGTCAAACATAACCATGAACATAATGCAAATATGTTCCTTGGCTCTGAG GACAAAGATGAAATACAGAAACTAAGTCCATCTGAGCAGCGGAAGCGACTGGTGGAGATAGTGAAGAAGATTGACACCAACTCTGATAAATACCTGACTCCAG AGGAAATCACATTATGGATACAGAGGGTATACAGGAGATATGCGCTGGATGATGCTGAGGAACGCTTCCCTGAGTTTGACTCCAACAATGATGGTCTGGTATCTTGGGATGAATACAATATGGTCATGCATGGTCATACTGTGGAAGTGGATGCAGATGCTGTTCTTGACGACCCAGAGGAGGAGTCTCTCAGATTT CTCCATGCAAAGGAAAAAAGACGTTTTGATTTTGCTGATATGGATGGCTCAGCTGGCCTGAACTTAACAGAGTTCCTTGCATTTACTCATCCATCTGAGGTGGACCACATGGCT GACTTTGCTATTGAAGATGTGCTTACTGAATATGACTTGGATAAAGATGGATTCATCAGCTTGAGTGAATTCATTGGAGATCTCCGAGCAAATG AGCAGGACAAGCCCTCGCAGTGGGAGGTTGAGGAAACGGTGCGCTTTAAAGATCTCTATGACCAGGATAAGGATGGAAAACTCAACAGGGATGAACAGCTCCGCTGGGTCGCTCCGAACAGCTATGGGTCGGCACGAGAAGAA GCTATTCATCTAATCAAGGAAATGGATCAAGATGGAGATGAAAGGCTCTCGGAAGCAGAGATTTTAAAAAACCAAGACACTTTCATGAACAGTGAAGTGACAGATTATGGCAGACAGCTCCATGTGCCGCATGATGAACTGTAA
- the rcn2 gene encoding reticulocalbin-2 isoform X1 produces MATSSVENFSNQPFESLKIRYTTLLLLMACCASGAVGNQIVQEDHVVKHNHEHNANMFLGSEDKDEIQKLSPSEQRKRLVEIVKKIDTNSDKYLTPEEITLWIQRVYRRYALDDAEERFPEFDSNNDGLVSWDEYNMVMHGHTVEVDADAVLDDPEEESLRFLHAKEKRRFDFADMDGSAGLNLTEFLAFTHPSEVDHMADFAIEDVLTEYDLDKDGFISLSEFIGDLRANEQDKPSQWEVEETVRFKDLYDQDKDGKLNRDEQLRWVAPNSYGSAREEAIHLIKEMDQDGDERLSEAEILKNQDTFMNSEVTDYGRQLHVPHDEL; encoded by the exons ATGGCAACAAGCTCAGTTGAAAACTTTAGCAACCAGCCTTTCGAAA GTTTAAAGATTAGATACACAACTCTATTATTATTGATGGCCTGTTGTGCATCAGGAGCTGTTGGAAACCAGATTGTCCAAGAGGATCATGTAGTCAAACATAACCATGAACATAATGCAAATATGTTCCTTGGCTCTGAG GACAAAGATGAAATACAGAAACTAAGTCCATCTGAGCAGCGGAAGCGACTGGTGGAGATAGTGAAGAAGATTGACACCAACTCTGATAAATACCTGACTCCAG AGGAAATCACATTATGGATACAGAGGGTATACAGGAGATATGCGCTGGATGATGCTGAGGAACGCTTCCCTGAGTTTGACTCCAACAATGATGGTCTGGTATCTTGGGATGAATACAATATGGTCATGCATGGTCATACTGTGGAAGTGGATGCAGATGCTGTTCTTGACGACCCAGAGGAGGAGTCTCTCAGATTT CTCCATGCAAAGGAAAAAAGACGTTTTGATTTTGCTGATATGGATGGCTCAGCTGGCCTGAACTTAACAGAGTTCCTTGCATTTACTCATCCATCTGAGGTGGACCACATGGCT GACTTTGCTATTGAAGATGTGCTTACTGAATATGACTTGGATAAAGATGGATTCATCAGCTTGAGTGAATTCATTGGAGATCTCCGAGCAAATG AGCAGGACAAGCCCTCGCAGTGGGAGGTTGAGGAAACGGTGCGCTTTAAAGATCTCTATGACCAGGATAAGGATGGAAAACTCAACAGGGATGAACAGCTCCGCTGGGTCGCTCCGAACAGCTATGGGTCGGCACGAGAAGAA GCTATTCATCTAATCAAGGAAATGGATCAAGATGGAGATGAAAGGCTCTCGGAAGCAGAGATTTTAAAAAACCAAGACACTTTCATGAACAGTGAAGTGACAGATTATGGCAGACAGCTCCATGTGCCGCATGATGAACTGTAA